A stretch of the Porites lutea chromosome 12, jaPorLute2.1, whole genome shotgun sequence genome encodes the following:
- the LOC140922051 gene encoding uncharacterized protein has product MSKNPLFPYDNYEQFSLDNFSEEECIAEFRVEKNDLPVLADALGIPPVFRCSQRSVFEGMEGLCMLLRRLAYPCRYSDMIPRFGRPVPEISMMTNVVLDWIYNEHGHHLTDFNQPFLSRASLRTYADAIHQKGAALNNCWGFVDGTVRPICRPLQNQRIVYNGHKRVHALKFQSIVTPNGLIANLYGPVEGRKHDSGMLADSGVYNELAMNSFDPAGHPLCLYGDPAYPLRVHLQAPFKNAVLTPQMEDFNNSMSAVRSSVEWLFSDVINDFKFLDFKKNLKIGLSSVGKMYVVSALLRNAITCLYGNTTSSFFDLDPPNIYDYFS; this is encoded by the exons ATGTCAAAAAATCCACTATTTCCGTACGACAACTATGAACAATTCTCACTGGACAATTTCAGCGAAGAAGAATGCATAGCTGAATTTCGTGTTGAGAAAAATGATTTGCCCGTTTTGGCAGATGCCCTTGGAATTCCACCTGTTTTTCGTTGCTCACAGAGGTCCGTGTTTGAAGGAATGGAAGGCTTGTGTATGCTGCTTAGACGCCTTGCATATCCCTGTCGTTACAGTGACATGATACCTCGATTTGGCAGACCTGTCCCAGAAATTAGCATGATGACCAATGTTGTTCTAGACTGGATTTACAACGAACATGGCCACCACCTTACTGATTTTAACCAGCCCTTCCTCTCCCGTGCCTCTCTGCGAACATATGCAGATGCAATCCATCAAAAGGGTGCCGCGTTGAATAACTGCTGGGGTTTCGTTGATGGCACTGTCCGCCCTATTTGCCGCCCACTCCAAAATCAGCGAATCGTCTACAATGGCCACAAAAGGGTACATGCCTTGAAGTTCCAATCTATTGTAACTCCTAATGGTCTAATTGCCAACTTGTATGGCCCAGTAG aggGAAGGAAGCATGACAGCGGGATGCTTGCCGATTCCGGAGTGTACAACGAGTTGGCTATGAACTCTTTCGACCCAGCTGGCCACCCTTTGTGCCTATACGGAGACCCGGCATACCCACTGAGAGTCCATCTCCAAGCTCCCTTCAAAAATGCGGTTCTTACCCCGCAAATGGAAGATTTTAATAATTCAATGAGTGCCGTTCGTTCTTCAGTAGAGTGGCTTTTCAGCGACGTTATCAACGATTTTAAGTTtcttgattttaagaaaaacttaAAGATAGGTTTGAGCTCAGTGGGAAAAATGTATGTAGTTTCTGCTTTGCTCAGGAATGCCATAACATGCTTGTATGGAAACACTACATCCAGTTTTTTTGATCTCGACCCTCCAAATATTTATGATTATTTCTCTTAA